In Simplicispira sp. 125, one DNA window encodes the following:
- a CDS encoding Crp/Fnr family transcriptional regulator, translating into MDDPILTIEEREAINSGRWFSSLSPSLRHDILRCAYVKRFKDGGLIAARGDPPEEWIACAKGAVRVSSTSISGKQITLTYVEPGIWFGDVAIFDGDRRTHDAYAHGETTILCVAKADFKKVLAMHVELYEAMLRLHARRIRQLYGLVEDLNTLPLRARLAKQLLHLVRSYGIPSLSHGNEMRIGLQLAQEELAQLLGASRQRVNQELKALEREDIIRIEPGGLVVRDRDALMDITELDN; encoded by the coding sequence ATGGACGACCCTATTCTTACTATCGAAGAACGTGAAGCGATCAACTCCGGTCGCTGGTTCTCATCTCTTTCACCTTCACTTCGACACGACATACTGCGATGCGCTTACGTCAAACGCTTCAAGGATGGTGGCCTCATCGCTGCCCGCGGCGACCCGCCCGAGGAGTGGATCGCCTGCGCCAAGGGCGCGGTGCGCGTGAGCTCAACCTCCATCTCGGGCAAGCAGATCACGCTGACCTACGTGGAGCCGGGCATCTGGTTTGGCGACGTGGCCATCTTCGACGGAGACCGGCGCACGCACGATGCCTACGCACATGGCGAGACCACCATCCTGTGCGTAGCCAAGGCCGATTTCAAGAAGGTTCTGGCCATGCATGTGGAGTTGTACGAAGCGATGCTGCGCCTGCATGCCCGGCGCATTCGCCAGCTCTACGGCTTGGTGGAGGACCTCAACACCCTGCCGCTGCGCGCACGGCTGGCCAAGCAGTTGCTGCACCTGGTGCGCAGTTACGGCATCCCCAGCCTTTCGCATGGCAACGAGATGCGCATCGGCCTGCAACTGGCACAAGAAGAGCTGGCCCAGCTGCTGGGCGCTTCGCGTCAGCGTGTCAACCAGGAACTCAAGGCACTTGAACGTGAAGACATCATCCGCATCGAACCCGGCGGGCTGGTCGTGCGCGACCGCGACGCCTTGATGGACATCACCGAACTCGACAACTGA
- a CDS encoding phosphotransferase, with amino-acid sequence MSNFDHFIGTRAVSDQHAFDTATLSSWLEQHLEGFAGPLSVEMFKGGQSNPTYKLITPSKSYVMRAKPGPVAKLLPSAHAIEREFAVMSGLQGTDVPVPHMHVLCEDESIIGRAFYIMEFMQGRVLWDQALPGMNPEERTAIYNESNRVISALHTVPFAERGLAGYGKPGNYFERQIGRWSKQYMASITQPIEEMDRLMAWLPAHMPAGARDENRVSIVHGDFRLDNLMFHPTEPRVIAVLDWELSTLGHPLADFSYHCMAWHIPPGMFRGIGGLDLAALGIPSEAEYIRKYCERTGLATPEELAADWNFYMAYNLFRLAAILQGIAKRVEAGTASSAQAKASGEGARPLAQMAWSFAQRG; translated from the coding sequence ATGAGCAATTTCGACCACTTCATCGGCACCCGTGCCGTCTCCGATCAGCACGCATTCGATACAGCCACCCTCAGCAGCTGGCTGGAGCAGCACCTGGAAGGCTTCGCAGGCCCCCTGAGCGTCGAAATGTTCAAGGGCGGGCAATCCAACCCTACCTACAAGCTCATCACGCCCAGCAAGAGCTACGTGATGCGCGCCAAACCCGGCCCCGTGGCCAAATTGCTGCCGTCGGCCCACGCCATTGAACGTGAATTCGCAGTGATGAGTGGCTTGCAAGGCACCGATGTGCCCGTGCCGCACATGCATGTGCTGTGCGAAGACGAATCCATCATCGGGCGCGCCTTCTACATCATGGAGTTCATGCAAGGCCGCGTGCTCTGGGACCAGGCTCTGCCCGGCATGAATCCCGAGGAACGCACAGCCATCTACAACGAATCGAATCGGGTTATCTCCGCCCTGCACACGGTCCCGTTTGCCGAACGAGGCCTGGCCGGTTACGGTAAGCCTGGAAACTACTTCGAACGCCAGATCGGCCGCTGGAGCAAGCAGTACATGGCCTCGATCACACAGCCCATCGAAGAGATGGACCGACTCATGGCCTGGCTGCCCGCCCACATGCCTGCCGGTGCACGCGACGAGAACCGCGTCTCCATCGTGCATGGCGACTTCCGGCTGGACAACCTGATGTTCCACCCCACCGAACCGCGCGTCATTGCCGTACTGGACTGGGAACTGTCCACGCTCGGCCACCCGCTGGCCGACTTCAGCTACCACTGCATGGCCTGGCATATCCCGCCGGGCATGTTCCGGGGTATTGGCGGGCTGGATTTGGCGGCGCTGGGCATTCCATCCGAAGCCGAATACATCCGCAAATACTGCGAGCGCACCGGCCTGGCCACCCCCGAGGAATTGGCCGCCGACTGGAACTTCTACATGGCCTACAACCTTTTCCGCCTGGCCGCCATCCTGCAAGGCATTGCCAAGCGCGTCGAAGCCGGCACGGCATCGAGCGCCCAGGCCAAGGCCTCGGGCGAAGGCGCCCGCCCCCTGGCCCAGATGGCCTGGTCTTTCGCCCAGCGCGGTTAA
- a CDS encoding acyl-CoA dehydrogenase family protein produces the protein MDFDYSPKTKELQKKLLQFMDDHIYPAESQYAAELAANTAIGKRWTPLQTVENLKAKAQAAGLWNLFMPVDTAEASGYHGAGLTNAEYAPLAEIMGRVLWSSEVFNCSAPDTGNMETIARYGSDGIKATWLKPLLEGKFRSAFAMTEPDVASSDATNIETRIERQGDEYVINGRKWWTSGAMDPRCKVLITMGKTDPEAPRHSQQSMIVVPADTPGVKVVRALNVFGYDDAPHGHAEVLFENVRVPVSNILLGEGRGFEIAQGRLGPGRIHHCMRLIGLAERALELMCKRSMSRVAFGKTVAQQGVTQERIAEARCKIDMARLLTLKAAWIMDMAGNKVAKTEIAMIKVVAPSMACEVIDWALQAHGGGGVSDDFPLAFSYAQARTLRFADGPDEVHRASIAKMELGKYAPPKAH, from the coding sequence ATGGACTTCGATTACTCGCCCAAAACCAAGGAACTGCAGAAGAAACTGCTCCAGTTCATGGACGACCACATCTACCCGGCTGAAAGCCAGTACGCCGCCGAGCTGGCCGCCAACACGGCGATCGGTAAGCGCTGGACGCCGCTACAGACCGTCGAAAACCTCAAGGCCAAAGCCCAGGCTGCTGGACTGTGGAACCTGTTCATGCCTGTGGATACGGCCGAGGCCTCGGGCTACCACGGCGCTGGCCTGACCAACGCTGAATACGCCCCGCTGGCCGAAATCATGGGCCGCGTGCTCTGGTCCAGCGAAGTCTTCAATTGCTCCGCGCCCGACACCGGCAACATGGAGACCATTGCGCGCTACGGCTCCGACGGTATCAAGGCCACCTGGCTCAAACCCCTGCTCGAAGGCAAGTTCCGCTCAGCCTTCGCCATGACCGAGCCCGATGTGGCATCGAGCGACGCCACCAACATCGAGACACGCATCGAGCGCCAGGGCGACGAATACGTCATCAATGGTCGCAAGTGGTGGACCTCCGGTGCGATGGATCCGCGCTGCAAGGTGCTTATCACCATGGGCAAGACAGACCCCGAAGCGCCCCGCCATTCGCAACAAAGCATGATCGTGGTACCCGCCGACACGCCCGGCGTGAAGGTGGTACGTGCGCTCAACGTGTTCGGCTACGACGATGCACCCCACGGCCACGCCGAAGTACTGTTCGAGAACGTGCGCGTGCCCGTCTCTAACATTTTGCTGGGCGAAGGCCGCGGTTTCGAGATCGCCCAGGGGCGCCTTGGCCCCGGACGCATCCACCACTGCATGCGCCTGATCGGCCTGGCCGAGCGCGCGCTGGAACTCATGTGCAAGCGCTCCATGAGCCGCGTGGCTTTTGGAAAAACGGTGGCCCAGCAAGGCGTGACACAAGAGCGCATTGCCGAAGCACGTTGCAAGATCGACATGGCGCGCCTGCTCACGCTCAAGGCGGCCTGGATCATGGACATGGCCGGTAACAAGGTCGCCAAAACCGAAATCGCCATGATCAAGGTGGTCGCTCCCAGCATGGCCTGTGAGGTGATCGACTGGGCTTTGCAGGCCCACGGTGGCGGTGGCGTCAGCGATGACTTCCCCTTGGCTTTCTCGTATGCCCAGGCGCGCACCCTGCGCTTTGCCGATGGCCCGGACGAAGTGCACCGCGCCTCCATTGCCAAAATGGAACTGGGCAAGTACGCACCGCCCAAGGCGCACTAA
- a CDS encoding adenylate/guanylate cyclase domain-containing protein produces the protein MSSISTVVFADLSGSTSLYETMGNERAAKTVMRLTQWIAEVMQAHQGRVVKMLGDGVLGIFASANQAVAAAGELQRSHQIHLQRWPEVLRMEMHVGVACGEVLEVDGDAYGDAVNVASRLCERAGPGEIWTNDVTAVDAGVVPHVRFRKLGVFEIRGKTEAQLIYQAEWREQDSPEQLTMQAGLHSNVAPLDSLPGSIELAWKGETLLFSSEDMPLHIGRSSAAQVSIADPRVSRMHARIDWTNGAFALTDVSSFGTWVQFANSDTAVPLRRSACLLHGEGRLALGMPFDAGAPTLDFRVTGSSMHLG, from the coding sequence ATGAGTTCAATCTCGACGGTGGTCTTTGCCGACCTCTCCGGGAGCACCTCGCTCTACGAAACGATGGGCAACGAGCGCGCGGCCAAGACGGTCATGCGTCTGACGCAATGGATCGCCGAAGTCATGCAGGCGCACCAGGGGCGTGTGGTCAAAATGCTGGGGGATGGCGTGTTGGGCATCTTTGCCAGCGCCAACCAGGCAGTAGCGGCTGCCGGCGAACTGCAGCGCAGCCACCAGATTCATCTCCAGCGCTGGCCCGAAGTATTGCGCATGGAAATGCACGTAGGCGTTGCCTGCGGAGAGGTTTTGGAAGTCGACGGTGATGCCTATGGCGATGCCGTCAACGTGGCATCCCGGCTGTGCGAGCGCGCGGGACCAGGCGAAATCTGGACCAATGATGTCACGGCTGTGGATGCTGGGGTGGTTCCGCATGTGCGCTTTCGCAAGCTGGGCGTTTTTGAGATACGCGGCAAGACCGAGGCACAACTCATCTACCAAGCCGAATGGCGAGAACAGGATTCGCCGGAGCAGCTGACCATGCAAGCGGGTCTTCACAGCAATGTTGCGCCTTTGGACTCGTTGCCGGGTTCGATCGAGTTGGCATGGAAAGGCGAGACACTTTTGTTTTCGTCGGAGGATATGCCCTTGCACATTGGCCGCTCCAGTGCGGCGCAGGTCAGCATTGCGGACCCCCGTGTTTCTCGTATGCACGCCCGCATCGACTGGACGAATGGCGCCTTCGCACTGACCGATGTCAGCAGTTTTGGCACATGGGTTCAGTTTGCGAACAGTGACACTGCCGTTCCTTTGCGTCGCAGTGCCTGCTTGCTCCATGGTGAGGGACGGTTGGCCCTGGGCATGCCTTTTGATGCCGGGGCGCCGACACTTGATTTCCGCGTCACTGGCAGCAGCATGCATCTGGGGTAG
- a CDS encoding TIGR03862 family flavoprotein, which yields MTELISVPPQRVCDVAVVGGGPAGLMAAEELARAGNAVHLFDAMPSVGRKFLLAGKGGLNLTHSEPFDIFISRFGGRAPQLLPLLKEFGPEELRGWAKALGVDTFIGTSGRIFPADLKAAPLLRAWLHRLRTMGVQFHMRHRWCGWAEDGALRLVSPTGTLFVQAKAVVLALGGASWGRLGSDGAWVPVLESCGMPVARLRPANCGFDVPSRVALAGETRREFLQELMGQPPVVQTGWSPHFAQRHAGQPFKSVAITFSSRDGRSFSRRGEFVATVTGVEGSLVYAVSALLRDEIEAHGSATFQLDLLPDHSLERVLTEVRHPRGSRSLTSHLKSRLGLDGIKMAILHEQLDKAQMNDPVALAQAIKALPITVVAPRPLDEAISTAGGVAFEGLDDQLMALGRPGVFCAGEMLDWEAPTGGYLLTASLATGFHAGRGAAAWLEANERGAAAVP from the coding sequence ATGACTGAGTTGATATCTGTTCCGCCACAGCGCGTATGTGATGTAGCCGTGGTGGGCGGCGGGCCCGCGGGCTTGATGGCCGCAGAGGAGTTGGCCCGCGCGGGCAATGCTGTGCACCTGTTTGACGCCATGCCGTCGGTGGGACGAAAATTTTTGCTGGCCGGCAAGGGCGGGCTTAATCTGACGCATTCTGAACCGTTCGATATCTTTATTTCCCGTTTTGGGGGGCGCGCACCGCAGTTGTTGCCTTTGCTCAAAGAGTTTGGCCCTGAAGAGTTGCGTGGCTGGGCAAAAGCACTGGGTGTAGATACCTTTATCGGCACGTCTGGCCGGATCTTTCCTGCCGACTTGAAGGCTGCTCCTCTGCTTCGCGCCTGGCTGCACCGTTTACGGACCATGGGCGTGCAATTTCATATGCGCCACCGGTGGTGTGGCTGGGCAGAAGACGGCGCTTTGCGGCTGGTGTCGCCGACGGGTACGCTGTTCGTGCAGGCAAAGGCAGTGGTTTTGGCCCTTGGCGGCGCTAGCTGGGGCAGACTGGGGTCTGACGGCGCTTGGGTGCCGGTGCTGGAATCTTGCGGTATGCCGGTGGCGCGGTTGCGGCCTGCCAACTGTGGTTTTGATGTCCCAAGTCGGGTGGCTTTGGCCGGAGAGACGCGGCGTGAATTTCTGCAGGAACTCATGGGTCAACCGCCAGTAGTGCAGACGGGCTGGTCGCCACATTTCGCGCAGCGCCATGCAGGCCAGCCTTTCAAATCGGTCGCCATTACCTTTAGCAGCCGCGATGGCCGCAGTTTTTCGCGCAGAGGCGAGTTTGTTGCCACAGTGACCGGCGTGGAGGGTAGTCTGGTCTACGCGGTGTCGGCATTGTTGCGTGATGAGATCGAGGCCCACGGCAGTGCTACGTTCCAGCTGGATCTGCTGCCCGATCACTCGCTCGAGCGCGTGCTGACGGAGGTGCGCCACCCCCGTGGATCGCGTTCTTTGACCAGCCATCTCAAAAGTCGCCTGGGCCTTGATGGCATCAAGATGGCCATTCTTCATGAGCAACTGGACAAGGCGCAGATGAACGACCCGGTGGCTTTGGCGCAGGCTATCAAGGCCTTGCCCATTACCGTGGTGGCGCCCCGGCCATTGGACGAGGCCATCAGCACCGCTGGCGGCGTGGCTTTCGAAGGATTGGATGACCAGCTTATGGCTCTTGGTCGTCCAGGTGTCTTCTGTGCAGGGGAAATGCTCGATTGGGAAGCCCCCACCGGAGGCTATCTGTTGACGGCGAGTCTGGCAACAGGGTTTCATGCCGGGCGCGGCGCTGCGGCATGGCTTGAGGCCAACGAGCGAGGAGCAGCGGCGGTCCCTTGA
- the trxA gene encoding thioredoxin TrxA, with product MASELIKHLSDASFEADVLKSGTPVLVDYWAEWCGPCKMIAPILDEVAGAYQGKLQVAKMNVDENREVPAKFGIRGIPTLMIFKDGQLAATKVGAMSKAQLTAFIDQQLA from the coding sequence ATGGCCAGCGAACTCATCAAACATCTTTCTGACGCCAGCTTCGAGGCTGATGTACTGAAATCCGGTACACCGGTCCTGGTCGATTACTGGGCAGAATGGTGCGGCCCCTGCAAGATGATTGCCCCCATTCTCGACGAAGTGGCAGGCGCCTACCAAGGCAAGCTGCAAGTTGCCAAAATGAATGTCGACGAAAACCGCGAAGTTCCGGCCAAGTTCGGTATCCGCGGCATCCCCACGCTGATGATTTTCAAGGATGGCCAGTTGGCCGCGACCAAGGTCGGCGCGATGAGCAAGGCACAACTGACCGCGTTCATCGACCAGCAATTGGCCTGA